CGACGCGGCACTACCACGGCGGGTCTTGGCTTGTTGTGGCATGGTCTGCTCACTCCCTTGACAGTCTCCCTGTTGGGGGGCGGCCGGTGACGGTTACGCCACCAATGCGAGCAGTACCCTGCTGGTCCTTTACAAACCCGGATCTTTCGGCTGTGCGGTCTCGAAAAGGTGCGCGAAGGCGGCAAGGTTCGTCAGCGATTCTCCCCGCTTCACTCGCCATTCCCACTCACGACGGATTGCCGTACCGAACCCGATCTCCAGCATGGTGTCGAATGATTCGTCGGCATAGGTGAGCACCGAGCCGAGAATCCGGTCCAGCTCATCCTCGGTCATCCCCGACAGCCCGACGCGTCCGGTGAGGTACACGTCACCCGCGGCGTCGACGGAAAACGCGACGACGTACATCCGGGCGTTGCGTCGCAACAGCCAGGTCCACAACTCCTCGCGCCGCTCGTCCGGTTGGCGCATGACGAACGCCTCGATCCGCAGCGCGTGCTCGCCGACAATCAGATTGCAGACCGTCTTCAACTTCCGCGTGCCCGGCAGGGTCACCGAGTACGAGAACTCTCCGGTGGTTTCCCACTCCAGCTCGCGGTCGGCGCAGACCGACTCGATCAGCCTCGCCACCTCGGCCCGTTCGCTCATGCTTCTCCCTCACCGAGGTGCCCGCTTGTCTCGGGTGCCTAGCTTCTCCCGCTGGCGGAGATGCCGTCAGTCGGGCCGATCAGCACGTCCGTCGGCGGGTCCCGTCAGCGGGTCCGTCAGCGGGTCCGTCAGCCGACACTCGCCGTCAGCGCGTCGGCCTGGCGGCGCAGTTCGGCGGCGACGGCTGCCCGATGTGCGCACACCGCCTCACCGTAAACGGTCAACAGGCCGGCCGCAGTGCGAGCCCAGGAGAACTGCCGGGCGTGCCGCACCGCGCCGAGGCTCAGCCTTCGACGCAGCCGGGGCGTTCCGAGCAGGTTGCCGATCGCCGCCGCCCAATCGTCCGGATCGTGTCCGTCGACCAGGACGCCGCTGCGCCCGTCCCGCACCGCGGTGATCAGGCCACCCACCGCAGCGGCGACCACCGGCGTGCCGCAGGCCTGGGCCTCCAGCGCGACCAGGCCGAAGGACTCGTTGTACGACGGCACCGCGACCAGGTCGGCGGCCTGGAACAGTGCCGGCAGGTCCGGCCCGCCCAGCGGCGGGAGAAAGCGCACCAGGTCGTCGATGCCGAGGCTGCGGGCCAGCTCGATCAGCGCGCTCGGCCGGTCCAGGCCGGTGCCGCTCGGGCCACCGGCGATCACCACGGTCAGGTCGGCGGCGGTCCCCGGGTCACGCCTGCGCAGCGCGGACACCGCACGCAGCAGCACATCCGGGGCCTTCAACGGCTGGATCCGGCCGACGAACGCGATCAGGTGACCCTGTTCCGGCAGGCCGAACCGGCGGCGCCCGGCCAACCGGGCGGCGGCCTCCTGACCGGCCACGGCCGGCCGAAACCGGTCGAGGTCGACGCCGGGCTCGACCACACTGACCCGGTCGGCTCCGGCCCCGTACCAGTCGATCAGCTCGCCGGCTTCGGTCCGGGTGTTGGCCACCAGGTGATCGGCCTCGGCCACCACCTGTTCCTCGCCGACGATCCGGGCGGCGGGTTCGGGGCGGTCACCGTCGGCGAGACGGGCGTTCTTCACCTTGGCGAGGGTGTGCGCGGTGTGCACCAACGGCACGCCCCAACGCTCCTTCGCCAGCCAGCCCACCTGGCCG
The sequence above is a segment of the Solwaraspora sp. WMMD406 genome. Coding sequences within it:
- a CDS encoding YbjN domain-containing protein, producing MSERAEVARLIESVCADRELEWETTGEFSYSVTLPGTRKLKTVCNLIVGEHALRIEAFVMRQPDERREELWTWLLRRNARMYVVAFSVDAAGDVYLTGRVGLSGMTEDELDRILGSVLTYADESFDTMLEIGFGTAIRREWEWRVKRGESLTNLAAFAHLFETAQPKDPGL
- the mshA gene encoding D-inositol-3-phosphate glycosyltransferase, whose translation is MVQVGEAGRRTSQQWPVPRRIATLSVHTSPLDQPGTGDAGGMNVYIVEVSRRLAEAGVDVEIFTRATAGGVPPVVEMAPGVRVRQVISGPLEPLPKEDLPAQLCAFTAGVLRAEAARAPGYYDLIHSHYWLSGQVGWLAKERWGVPLVHTAHTLAKVKNARLADGDRPEPAARIVGEEQVVAEADHLVANTRTEAGELIDWYGAGADRVSVVEPGVDLDRFRPAVAGQEAAARLAGRRRFGLPEQGHLIAFVGRIQPLKAPDVLLRAVSALRRRDPGTAADLTVVIAGGPSGTGLDRPSALIELARSLGIDDLVRFLPPLGGPDLPALFQAADLVAVPSYNESFGLVALEAQACGTPVVAAAVGGLITAVRDGRSGVLVDGHDPDDWAAAIGNLLGTPRLRRRLSLGAVRHARQFSWARTAAGLLTVYGEAVCAHRAAVAAELRRQADALTASVG